The Terriglobia bacterium genome includes a region encoding these proteins:
- a CDS encoding tetratricopeptide repeat protein: protein MTGRLRLPALLALVLAVATVASATTPEQLVDDGHFKQARALVDRQLQANPNNAEMNWLMARIHRAFGDLPGAINFAQKAVQLAPSKADYLLTLAELQGRVAQQSNMLKQAMLARNIHKELETAFQLEPANLDARWGLLQYYWMAPSFMGGDKAKAREMAAEIGKLNASEGYVAQAVIAADEKRTGDVESNYNKSIQSDPKNYDARISLAQFYDGEKRFDQAEEQYRAATKVMPTRIDGYVGLAKIYATRGQWAQLDRLLSESEREVSDNLQPYYEAGLALLNSGKDLSRAEQYLRKYMGQEAEGNAPSLPDAHWRLSQVLDKEGRRPEAIAELNTAVKMDPGFEQAKKDLKKMHG, encoded by the coding sequence ATGACAGGACGGCTGCGCCTCCCGGCGCTCCTCGCCCTGGTGTTAGCTGTCGCGACGGTTGCGTCGGCTACTACGCCGGAGCAACTGGTTGACGACGGGCACTTCAAGCAGGCCCGAGCCCTGGTTGATCGTCAATTACAGGCGAATCCCAATAACGCAGAAATGAACTGGCTGATGGCGCGGATTCATCGGGCGTTCGGTGATCTGCCGGGTGCGATCAATTTCGCACAAAAAGCGGTGCAACTTGCGCCGAGTAAGGCCGACTACCTTCTGACCCTGGCGGAGTTGCAGGGACGGGTGGCGCAGCAGTCGAACATGCTGAAGCAGGCGATGCTGGCGCGGAACATCCACAAGGAACTGGAGACGGCATTCCAATTGGAGCCCGCGAACCTGGATGCGCGTTGGGGGTTGCTGCAGTACTACTGGATGGCGCCATCGTTCATGGGCGGAGACAAGGCCAAGGCGCGAGAGATGGCGGCCGAGATAGGAAAGTTGAACGCGTCGGAAGGCTATGTGGCACAGGCAGTGATTGCGGCGGACGAGAAGAGAACGGGAGACGTCGAAAGCAATTACAACAAGTCGATCCAATCGGACCCGAAGAACTATGATGCGCGCATCAGCCTGGCGCAGTTCTATGACGGCGAGAAGAGGTTCGACCAGGCGGAAGAGCAGTATCGGGCGGCGACGAAAGTAATGCCGACCCGGATCGATGGCTATGTTGGGTTGGCGAAGATTTATGCCACGCGCGGGCAGTGGGCGCAACTGGATCGGTTATTGAGTGAGTCGGAACGGGAGGTTTCGGACAATCTTCAGCCTTACTACGAGGCGGGGTTAGCGCTGTTGAATTCAGGCAAGGATCTGAGTCGCGCGGAACAGTATCTGCGCAAATACATGGGACAGGAAGCGGAAGGGAATGCGCCTTCACTTCCGGATGCGCACTGGCGGCTGAGCCAGGTTCTGGACAAGGAAGGCCGGCGACCGGAAGCGATTGCGGAGTTGAATACCGCGGTGAAGATGGATCCGGGATTCGAGCAGGCGAAGAAAGATTTGAAGAAGATGCATGGATAG
- a CDS encoding response regulator, with protein sequence MTEIRPIVVVVDDERLIADTLALVLNNHDFEAVACYSADDAITILKTFRPNFLVSDVILNQSSTGIDLAVAAQQLVPTCKVILISGNAATGDLLDIAGQSGYSFTCLAKPIHPTELLAQMSVSATPETPRRFPAA encoded by the coding sequence ATGACGGAGATTCGCCCCATCGTGGTTGTCGTAGACGATGAACGACTCATCGCTGATACGCTGGCGCTCGTTCTCAACAACCACGACTTCGAGGCTGTCGCCTGCTACTCAGCCGATGATGCCATCACAATCCTGAAGACCTTCCGTCCTAACTTTCTGGTCAGCGATGTGATTCTGAACCAGAGCAGCACCGGGATCGATCTAGCTGTCGCAGCACAACAGTTAGTCCCAACTTGCAAGGTGATTTTAATCTCTGGGAATGCCGCTACGGGTGATTTGTTGGATATAGCAGGGCAATCTGGATATTCGTTCACCTGTTTGGCAAAGCCGATTCACCCAACCGAGTTGCTGGCTCAAATGAGCGTCAGTGCTACTCCTGAAACCCCACGACGCTTTCCAGCAGCATAA
- the ftsA gene encoding cell division protein FtsA, protein MPEIGKRNENILTAIDIGSAKTVAVAVEMTDSGLRYCGHGIAESRGSRKGVIVDLDKAVGSVKKAMDDAEQSAEAPLESAVVGVSGSHIRGLTSQGGISMGSRPREISREDVRLAVDRARAIPLPEDRTVLHLLPQEFILDGEAGLRDPAGMVGRQLEVRVHMVTAAASAAQNVVTVVNRASVQVDDTVYEALASADAALRGDDRELGVCLVDIGAGSSDVIVFHEGVAIHSAVVPIGGDHFTNDVAVGLRTPLTDAEKIKKQFGCAVVTAIPEQNEIEVPSVGDRPSRLMQQRMLGEILEPRARELFEMLRDNLRAAGVFEMLGAGIVMTGGGARLNGMQEIAEDVFRKPARVASPLPLQKLPAQLAEPEFSTVLGLAFYAHRAHMLRGKEEQGIGAKLKSLLARANFGL, encoded by the coding sequence TTGCCGGAGATTGGAAAAAGGAACGAGAACATCCTGACTGCGATCGACATCGGTAGCGCGAAGACCGTGGCGGTCGCGGTGGAGATGACGGATTCGGGTTTGCGGTACTGCGGCCATGGCATCGCGGAGTCGCGTGGGTCGCGCAAGGGCGTAATTGTTGACCTCGATAAAGCAGTTGGCTCGGTAAAGAAGGCGATGGACGATGCGGAACAGTCTGCAGAGGCGCCGCTGGAGAGCGCGGTAGTTGGGGTATCCGGGTCGCATATTCGCGGACTGACCAGCCAGGGCGGCATCAGCATGGGTTCGCGACCGCGGGAGATTTCGCGCGAGGATGTGCGGTTGGCGGTCGATCGCGCGCGGGCAATTCCGTTGCCGGAAGACCGCACGGTGCTGCACCTGCTTCCGCAAGAATTCATTTTGGATGGCGAAGCCGGGTTGCGCGATCCGGCGGGAATGGTCGGGCGTCAACTCGAGGTTCGCGTGCACATGGTGACCGCGGCGGCGAGCGCGGCGCAGAACGTTGTCACGGTGGTGAACCGGGCTTCCGTACAGGTGGACGACACGGTTTACGAGGCTCTGGCCAGCGCGGATGCGGCCTTGCGAGGCGACGATCGCGAACTGGGTGTTTGCCTGGTCGATATCGGCGCGGGCAGCAGCGACGTGATCGTCTTCCATGAAGGCGTCGCAATTCATTCGGCGGTAGTGCCTATTGGCGGCGATCATTTCACGAACGACGTTGCCGTGGGATTGAGGACGCCGCTGACCGATGCCGAGAAAATCAAAAAGCAGTTTGGGTGCGCGGTGGTCACTGCGATTCCTGAGCAAAATGAGATTGAAGTTCCATCTGTGGGCGATCGGCCATCACGGCTTATGCAACAGCGGATGCTGGGAGAAATTCTCGAACCGAGAGCGCGCGAACTGTTCGAGATGCTGCGGGATAATCTGCGGGCCGCAGGAGTTTTCGAGATGCTTGGCGCAGGGATCGTGATGACGGGCGGCGGAGCGCGGCTGAACGGGATGCAGGAGATAGCGGAAGACGTGTTTCGTAAACCGGCGCGCGTTGCCTCGCCGCTGCCGTTGCAGAAATTGCCGGCGCAACTGGCCGAACCGGAGTTCAGCACGGTGCTTGGACTGGCCTTCTATGCGCATCGTGCCCATATGCTTCGAGGGAAAGAAGAGCAGGGAATCGGGGCAAAATTGAAGTCGCTGCTGGCGAGAGCGAACTTTGGACTGTAA
- a CDS encoding FtsQ-type POTRA domain-containing protein, with translation MPDDESTPVSRDDERGNGGSFRRSTKRASAGVDDDLDNRFAGLDEDEGDGQQFRRAPRRVPVRRGTVTKKVAHRLRIAIIALIVVGAVGTVAAYFYSYGKHSPRFRIQSSDDIQITGNKHVSRAQILQVMGGDIGRNVYFVPLDDRRKALEQIPWVQSASVMRLLPNHLRVNIQERTPVAFVQFGQRIGLIDAEGVVMDIPVGTRANWTFPVIVGMRDSDPLSTRAGRMKIYQKLISDLDSTGEKNSLDLNEVDLSDPEDVKVTVAEDERSILVHLGGSDFLDRFNLFKTHVKEWQQQHANLQSVDLRYEHQVILNEDSGGGALPKAMMVPKSGAKKVKSSAARKRR, from the coding sequence ATGCCCGACGATGAATCGACGCCGGTTTCTCGCGACGATGAACGCGGAAACGGCGGGAGTTTTCGTCGCTCGACGAAACGTGCGTCGGCGGGTGTGGACGATGATCTCGATAATCGGTTTGCAGGGCTCGATGAAGACGAAGGCGACGGCCAGCAGTTCCGGCGCGCGCCGCGGCGTGTCCCGGTGCGTCGTGGGACGGTTACGAAGAAGGTCGCGCATCGACTGAGGATCGCGATTATTGCGTTGATTGTGGTGGGCGCGGTGGGAACGGTCGCGGCCTATTTCTATTCCTACGGCAAACACTCGCCGCGGTTCCGCATCCAGTCGAGCGATGACATTCAGATCACGGGAAACAAGCACGTCTCGCGAGCGCAAATTTTGCAGGTCATGGGCGGGGATATCGGACGGAATGTTTATTTCGTTCCGCTCGACGATCGCCGGAAAGCACTTGAACAGATTCCATGGGTGCAGTCGGCTAGCGTGATGCGATTGCTGCCGAATCATCTGCGGGTGAATATCCAGGAGCGCACGCCGGTGGCATTCGTACAGTTCGGCCAGCGTATTGGGTTGATCGACGCCGAGGGCGTGGTGATGGATATCCCAGTGGGCACACGCGCGAACTGGACATTCCCGGTGATAGTTGGGATGCGCGACAGCGATCCGCTTTCGACTCGTGCCGGACGAATGAAGATCTATCAAAAGCTGATCAGCGACTTGGATTCGACAGGCGAGAAGAATTCACTGGACCTCAATGAAGTTGATCTGTCGGATCCGGAGGACGTGAAGGTGACGGTTGCAGAGGACGAGCGGAGCATCCTGGTCCACCTGGGCGGTTCGGATTTTCTCGACCGGTTTAACCTGTTCAAGACACACGTGAAGGAGTGGCAGCAGCAACACGCGAACTTGCAGTCGGTGGATTTGCGGTACGAGCACCAGGTGATCCTGAATGAAGATTCCGGCGGAGGTGCGTTGCCAAAGGCGATGATGGTGCCGAAGTCCGGAGCGAAGAAGGTGAAGAGCAGTGCGGCGAGGAAGAGGCGGTGA
- a CDS encoding cupredoxin domain-containing protein, which translates to MSGIAVVVVILMSAGAARKVNAQGPRVIDITAKRYGFTPSTITLKKGETVTLRLHSEDVVHGFFSRPLKLDETIEPGKTAEVTITPQTVGTFQTICDHFCGAGHGSMSMTIVVE; encoded by the coding sequence GTGAGCGGTATTGCGGTTGTGGTCGTGATTCTGATGTCGGCGGGGGCGGCGCGGAAGGTCAACGCTCAGGGGCCGCGGGTGATTGATATTACCGCGAAGCGATATGGGTTCACGCCGTCGACGATCACACTAAAAAAGGGCGAGACAGTGACGTTGCGATTGCATAGCGAGGACGTGGTGCATGGGTTTTTCTCGCGGCCATTAAAGCTCGATGAGACGATTGAGCCGGGGAAGACCGCGGAAGTAACGATCACGCCGCAGACCGTGGGAACGTTTCAGACGATTTGCGATCACTTTTGCGGCGCGGGACATGGGAGCATGTCGATGACGATCGTGGTGGAGTGA